A genomic window from Thermococcus celericrescens includes:
- a CDS encoding PIG-L deacetylase family protein, protein MKPILLAKAKLRGVSPDEFRALLKETLGFDVERPFEGVERILCVQPHPDDCELAIGGMLAKLSREGKEITYLTLTDGSAGSRELPPDELKKIRRREQERAAEIIGVKKLLWLDYRDTRLPYSEEVRGELLRIIRSEKPDLVLAPDPWLPYDVHPDHRNAGLLAGEAAFFSALPSVGEGEPWEVRLLGFYYTDNSNYIEDVTGFLKLKLKALKAHESQFGGDWSSWEVFVKSVARFYGEMAGFKYGEGLRILPTVLFHANPLAGVL, encoded by the coding sequence TTGAAGCCGATTCTTTTAGCCAAAGCCAAGCTCAGAGGAGTTTCCCCCGATGAGTTCAGGGCGCTTTTGAAGGAAACGCTGGGCTTCGACGTGGAGAGGCCCTTCGAGGGCGTTGAAAGGATTCTCTGCGTCCAGCCCCATCCGGATGATTGCGAGCTCGCCATCGGGGGGATGCTGGCGAAGCTCTCGCGGGAGGGGAAGGAGATAACCTACCTCACACTGACGGACGGTTCAGCAGGGAGCAGGGAGCTTCCGCCCGATGAGCTGAAGAAAATCCGGCGGAGGGAGCAGGAGAGGGCGGCGGAGATAATAGGCGTCAAAAAACTCCTCTGGCTTGACTACCGGGACACAAGGCTCCCCTACAGCGAAGAGGTCCGGGGGGAACTGCTGAGGATAATCCGCTCCGAAAAGCCTGACCTCGTCCTCGCCCCGGACCCCTGGCTCCCCTACGACGTTCATCCAGACCACAGGAACGCGGGGCTCTTGGCCGGAGAGGCGGCTTTCTTCTCCGCCCTTCCGAGCGTCGGGGAAGGAGAGCCGTGGGAGGTAAGGCTCCTCGGCTTCTACTACACGGACAACTCGAACTACATTGAGGATGTTACTGGTTTCCTCAAGCTCAAGCTGAAGGCGCTGAAAGCCCACGAAAGCCAGTTCGGAGGGGATTGGAGCTCGTGGGAGGTCTTCGTGAAGAGCGTTGCCAGGTTCTACGGCGAGATGGCGGGCTTCAA
- a CDS encoding MFS transporter translates to MRNLRNKLSILLLVLMAAFLMADQNLLPPNYQQIMAEFGISETQMGLVSTIFVATSALITIVWGFLSDIKGRKKLLVVGVLLGEIPCFLTAFVNSYYELLLMRLFTGIGVGSIIPIGYSLIADMFPSEERGKGYAFIQTAFGFGTLFGMIMAGLIESWRLPFILASVPNFILAPLFYVIAEEPKRGAGEEEVRKLIERGVEYTYRLSWEAVRKSFRTKTNLLIFLQGLAGTVPWGVLMYWLVSFLIVTRGMEKDTATFVLLILGIATVIGTLVGGYVGDYFERRSPGGRALITGIAVFLGMIAAIGVIVYPLPPRLSFEGWLALTIYSILFLQLVSFAGPNVTAIISQVNLPEDRGTVFGVFNIIDNVGKALGPLFGGFLIEALRAAGYTNAQAYEYTLIIGSLFWTLCALVWFWIRHQYPRDREEVREILRRRAQELLGGEVP, encoded by the coding sequence ATGAGAAACCTGAGAAATAAGCTCTCCATACTCCTTCTCGTCCTGATGGCGGCCTTCCTGATGGCCGACCAGAACCTGCTTCCCCCCAACTACCAGCAGATAATGGCCGAGTTCGGGATAAGCGAGACCCAGATGGGGCTCGTCTCAACGATATTCGTCGCAACGAGCGCGCTGATAACGATAGTCTGGGGTTTTCTCTCAGATATCAAAGGGAGGAAGAAGCTCCTCGTGGTCGGTGTTCTCCTCGGTGAGATACCCTGCTTCCTGACGGCCTTCGTCAACAGCTACTACGAGCTGCTTCTCATGAGGCTCTTCACAGGGATTGGAGTCGGTTCGATAATCCCGATAGGCTACTCCCTGATAGCTGACATGTTCCCGAGCGAGGAGCGCGGAAAGGGCTACGCTTTCATACAGACGGCCTTCGGCTTCGGAACCCTCTTCGGAATGATAATGGCCGGTCTGATAGAGAGCTGGAGGCTTCCCTTCATCCTCGCCTCGGTTCCGAACTTCATCCTCGCGCCCCTCTTCTACGTAATAGCGGAGGAGCCCAAGAGGGGGGCCGGAGAGGAGGAGGTCAGAAAGCTCATCGAGCGCGGTGTGGAGTACACCTACAGGCTGAGCTGGGAGGCAGTTAGAAAGTCCTTCAGAACCAAGACGAACCTTCTAATATTCCTCCAGGGCTTGGCCGGAACGGTTCCCTGGGGCGTCCTCATGTACTGGCTGGTCTCGTTCCTCATAGTGACGAGGGGAATGGAGAAGGACACCGCAACCTTCGTTCTGCTGATCCTCGGAATAGCGACGGTCATAGGAACCTTAGTCGGAGGCTACGTCGGAGACTACTTCGAGAGGAGAAGCCCCGGCGGCAGGGCGCTGATAACAGGAATAGCCGTCTTTCTCGGAATGATAGCGGCGATTGGGGTCATAGTTTACCCGCTCCCGCCCAGGCTCTCCTTCGAGGGCTGGCTCGCACTGACGATTTACTCGATACTCTTCCTCCAGCTCGTCAGCTTCGCGGGGCCGAACGTTACGGCCATAATCTCCCAGGTGAACCTGCCCGAGGACAGGGGGACTGTCTTCGGGGTGTTCAACATCATAGACAACGTCGGGAAGGCCCTCGGCCCGCTCTTCGGCGGATTCCTCATCGAGGCCCTTAGAGCTGCCGGCTACACCAACGCCCAGGCCTACGAGTACACCCTCATAATAGGCTCGCTCTTCTGGACGCTCTGTGCCCTCGTATGGTTCTGGATAAGGCATCAGTATCCACGGGACAGGGAGGAGGTCAGGGAGATACTCAGGAGGCGCGCCCAGGAACTGCTGGGAGGTGAAGTGCCTTGA
- a CDS encoding polysaccharide deacetylase family protein, giving the protein MIALLLHGNLQYAEIPKAEIEKVIEKAYVPVLSALLKRETPFALNITGFTLELLPEDVLELIRGGIESGLIEITGTAYSHAILPLLSLDRVEAQVRRDREVKESLLEVSPKLFFPPELAYDPILPAILRDNGYETVFVDGEALVLSDHLNRAIKPVKPLYPHLIKAQRGEGNRYVNYLLGLRELRKSLGLVFSGKVTLEAVKEIEAIPVWVNVNTVVMLSAGRFPLMNPKKGAKWLRDLEDIVLYGTDIEFLGYRPLADYLITVDSFLEVFNALGREVRPPSELPHSGRRLYLRTSSWAPDKSLDIWKLDDGNARLNFLSRDLGGEKAFIAENSDARGWEPLPERRLDAFRSIYEAWRGGE; this is encoded by the coding sequence TTGATCGCTCTCCTCCTCCACGGCAACCTCCAGTACGCGGAGATACCGAAGGCGGAGATAGAAAAGGTCATCGAGAAGGCCTACGTACCGGTTCTCTCGGCGCTCCTCAAAAGGGAAACCCCCTTCGCCCTCAACATCACGGGCTTCACGCTCGAACTCCTTCCGGAGGATGTCCTAGAGTTAATACGTGGGGGAATCGAATCGGGGCTGATAGAGATAACCGGAACCGCCTACAGCCACGCGATACTGCCTCTCCTGAGCCTCGACAGGGTTGAGGCCCAGGTACGAAGGGACAGGGAGGTAAAGGAGAGCCTCCTTGAAGTCTCTCCAAAGCTCTTCTTCCCACCGGAGCTGGCCTACGACCCGATTCTGCCCGCTATACTTAGGGACAACGGCTACGAGACAGTTTTCGTCGATGGTGAAGCCCTCGTCCTTTCCGACCACCTCAACAGGGCAATAAAGCCTGTGAAGCCACTCTATCCCCACCTCATTAAGGCCCAGCGGGGCGAGGGCAACCGGTACGTCAACTACCTCCTCGGTCTGAGGGAGCTGAGGAAATCGCTGGGGCTGGTCTTTTCCGGCAAAGTAACCCTCGAAGCGGTTAAGGAAATCGAGGCGATACCGGTATGGGTGAACGTGAACACCGTCGTGATGCTTTCAGCGGGGAGGTTTCCGCTGATGAACCCGAAGAAGGGGGCAAAATGGCTGAGAGACCTCGAGGATATCGTCCTCTACGGCACGGACATAGAGTTCCTGGGCTACCGTCCCCTGGCGGACTACCTGATAACCGTCGATTCTTTCCTCGAAGTCTTCAACGCCCTCGGGAGGGAGGTAAGGCCTCCAAGCGAGCTTCCCCACTCCGGAAGGAGGCTCTACCTGAGGACTTCGAGCTGGGCGCCCGATAAGAGCCTCGACATCTGGAAGCTGGACGACGGCAACGCCAGGCTGAACTTTCTCTCACGGGATCTGGGAGGAGAAAAGGCCTTCATTGCCGAGAACAGCGATGCGAGGGGCTGGGAGCCCCTGCCCGAGAGGAGGCTCGACGCGTTTAGGTCCATCTACGAAGCCTGGAGGGGTGGTGAATGA